The proteins below are encoded in one region of Natronospira bacteriovora:
- the nuoH gene encoding NADH-quinone oxidoreductase subunit NuoH: MTDFFIEQWDALPPALQTVITVTAQIGVLMLVLILMVAYYTYAERRVIGFMQGRMGPNRVGPWGLLQPFADVIKLVLKEIIVPSNSSRFLFLIAPILSIAPAFAAWAVIPFEDGMVIADINAGLLYLLALTSLSVYGVILAGWAANSKYAFLGAMRSAAQIVSYEIAMGFALVGVLMAAGSLNLNDIVMRQDGGVLNWFLIPLFPLFVVYLISGVAETNRAPFDVPEGESEIVAGFHVEYSGTGFAIFFLAEYANMILISALTALFFFGGWLSPFQGVPVIGETFLGEGSIVWFALKTFFFMFTFLWFRATFPRYRYDQIMRLGWKVFIPITIVWIVVLGGLILFEVGPWFN, translated from the coding sequence ATGACGGACTTCTTCATCGAACAATGGGATGCGCTGCCGCCGGCGCTGCAGACGGTCATCACCGTCACGGCACAGATCGGCGTGCTGATGCTGGTGCTGATTCTGATGGTGGCGTATTACACCTACGCCGAACGGCGCGTCATCGGTTTCATGCAGGGCCGCATGGGGCCTAACCGCGTTGGCCCCTGGGGGCTGTTGCAGCCGTTCGCGGATGTGATCAAGCTGGTGCTGAAGGAAATTATCGTTCCCAGCAACTCCAGCCGTTTCCTGTTTCTGATTGCCCCGATTCTATCCATTGCGCCGGCGTTTGCCGCCTGGGCCGTCATTCCCTTTGAAGACGGCATGGTGATTGCGGATATCAATGCCGGCCTGCTGTATCTACTGGCTCTGACCTCCCTGAGTGTCTACGGTGTGATTCTGGCCGGCTGGGCAGCCAACTCCAAGTACGCCTTTCTGGGGGCCATGCGTTCGGCCGCACAGATCGTGTCCTATGAGATTGCCATGGGCTTCGCCCTGGTGGGTGTGCTCATGGCGGCGGGTAGCCTGAACCTGAACGATATCGTGATGCGTCAGGACGGGGGTGTGCTCAACTGGTTTCTGATCCCGCTCTTTCCTCTGTTCGTGGTCTATCTAATTTCCGGCGTGGCCGAGACCAACCGGGCACCGTTTGACGTGCCGGAAGGTGAATCGGAAATCGTGGCCGGTTTCCATGTGGAGTATTCGGGCACCGGATTTGCGATCTTCTTCCTGGCTGAATACGCCAACATGATCCTGATCTCGGCGCTCACGGCCCTGTTCTTCTTCGGTGGCTGGTTGAGCCCCTTCCAGGGTGTGCCGGTGATCGGAGAAACGTTCCTGGGTGAAGGCAGTATCGTCTGGTTCGCCCTGAAGACCTTTTTCTTCATGTTTACCTTCCTTTGGTTCCGGGCGACTTTCCCGCGTTACCGTTATGACCAGATCATGCGTCTGGGCTGGAAGGTCTTCATTCCGATCACCATCGTCTGGATCGTGGTTCTTGGTGGCCTGATCCTTTTCGAAGTCGGACCGTGGTTCAACTGA
- a CDS encoding NuoB/complex I 20 kDa subunit family protein, whose amino-acid sequence MGVENGVVKRGFVTTSVDKLYNWARTGSMWPMTFGLACCAVEMMHAGAARYDMDRFGVLFRPSPRQSDVMIVAGTLCNKMAPALRKVYDQMAEPRWVISMGSCANGGGYYHYSYSVTRGCDRVVPVDIYVPGCPPSAEQLLYGIIQLQNKIRRTNTIAR is encoded by the coding sequence ATGGGAGTAGAAAACGGTGTCGTAAAACGCGGCTTCGTCACCACTTCCGTGGACAAGCTTTACAATTGGGCCCGTACCGGTTCCATGTGGCCGATGACCTTTGGCCTTGCTTGCTGCGCTGTGGAGATGATGCATGCTGGCGCAGCGCGCTATGACATGGACCGATTCGGTGTCCTGTTCCGTCCCAGTCCGCGCCAGTCAGACGTGATGATTGTTGCGGGTACGCTCTGCAACAAGATGGCCCCCGCCCTGAGAAAGGTTTACGACCAGATGGCCGAGCCCCGCTGGGTGATCTCCATGGGGTCCTGCGCCAACGGTGGCGGCTACTACCACTATTCCTATTCGGTAACCCGGGGTTGTGATCGCGTCGTCCCCGTGGATATTTATGTGCCTGGTTGTCCGCCGTCCGCCGAGCAGTTGCTCTACGGCATCATCCAGCTGCAGAACAAGATTCGCCGAACCAATACCATTGCCCGCTGA
- a CDS encoding NADH-quinone oxidoreductase subunit A has protein sequence MLENYIPILIFLGISTGLGVVLLLVGLILGPQNPDSEKNSPYECGFEAFEDTRMKFDVRYYLVAILFIIFDLEIAFLFPWAVALGDIGVFGFTAMMIFLAVLVVGFIYEWKKGALEWE, from the coding sequence ATGCTGGAAAATTACATCCCCATCCTTATCTTTCTCGGTATCTCGACCGGGCTGGGCGTGGTACTCCTCCTGGTGGGGCTGATCCTTGGTCCCCAGAATCCGGACTCCGAGAAGAACTCGCCTTACGAGTGCGGCTTCGAGGCCTTTGAAGATACGCGGATGAAGTTCGACGTCCGCTATTATCTCGTCGCCATTCTCTTCATCATCTTCGATCTCGAGATTGCCTTCCTCTTCCCCTGGGCGGTTGCCCTGGGTGATATCGGGGTGTTTGGTTTCACGGCCATGATGATCTTCCTCGCCGTGCTCGTGGTCGGTTTCATCTATGAGTGGAAGAAGGGTGCTCTGGAATGGGAGTAG
- a CDS encoding NADH-quinone oxidoreductase subunit C — protein MSKWIESLHEAIVDRFGDKLKRFDSRVDELSYEVAPEDLLEVCQALRDESPFNFEQLMDVCGVDYLAYGKSQWATDKSTSIGFSRGVERTQSHAFASSDEVEEGRNRFAVVYHLLSISRNQRLRLRCWCPQEDPPVVDSVTPVWNGANWFEREAFDLYGILFNGHPDLRRILTDYGFVGHPFRKDFPLIGNVEVRYDPEKRRVVYQPVSIEPRTTVPKVIREDHQYVEGFKESSGNA, from the coding sequence ATGAGTAAGTGGATCGAATCCCTGCATGAAGCGATTGTTGATCGTTTTGGCGATAAGCTGAAGCGATTTGACAGTCGTGTGGATGAGCTCAGCTATGAGGTGGCACCCGAGGATCTGCTCGAGGTCTGTCAGGCCCTTCGGGATGAGTCACCGTTCAATTTCGAGCAGCTCATGGATGTCTGCGGTGTGGACTACCTTGCCTATGGCAAGAGCCAGTGGGCCACGGACAAGAGTACCTCCATCGGTTTCAGTCGTGGTGTCGAGCGTACGCAAAGTCACGCCTTCGCCAGCAGTGACGAGGTGGAAGAGGGCAGGAATCGCTTTGCGGTCGTCTACCATCTGTTGTCGATCTCCCGGAACCAGCGTCTTCGTCTTCGCTGCTGGTGCCCCCAGGAAGATCCTCCGGTTGTGGATTCCGTGACTCCGGTCTGGAATGGCGCCAACTGGTTTGAGCGAGAAGCCTTTGATCTTTACGGCATCCTTTTCAATGGTCACCCGGATCTGCGTCGTATTCTTACCGACTACGGGTTCGTCGGACATCCGTTCCGCAAGGACTTCCCCCTGATCGGGAATGTGGAAGTCCGCTATGACCCGGAGAAACGCCGCGTGGTTTACCAGCCCGTCAGCATCGAGCCTCGCACAACGGTACCGAAGGTGATTCGCGAAGATCACCAGTATGTGGAAGGCTTCAAGGAGTCGTCCGGCAATGCCTGA
- the nuoG gene encoding NADH-quinone oxidoreductase subunit NuoG: protein MSDDTVKFEINGQTVEGRKGQMLIEVADEYGHRIPRFCYHRKLSVAANCRMCLVEVEKAPKPLPACATPVGDGMKVFTQSPKALSAQKNTMEFLLINHPLDCPICDQGGECELQDLALGFGRGISRYTESKRVVSDPELGPLISTDMTRCIHCTRCVRFTEEVAGFKELGATGRGEHMRIGTYIQRTVDHELSGNVIDLCPVGALNNKPFRFRGRSWEMTQHATVTPHDPVGTNIYAHTLRGDFLRAVPRENEGINETWIADRDRFSCEGIYSDERLRQPLLRRDGELQPVSWEEALEAAATGLRDAVQQHGGEQLGALASPTASLEELYLFQSLVRGLGSANLDHRLGQADFRSDAIEPAFPGLGMKLSEVEDLDAALVVGSNTRKEAPMLAHRLRKAALKGAEVGFVNPADYEFLFRQHATLVRHGAELVSGLAEVAVALASESGKSLPASVKALVDGVEAGDEARKLAAALNRGGRSLVLLGPLARSHEHWSELLALGDAIAELSGAVLGYLAEGGNVAGACLAGVLPHRGPGAAEREVGLNAREMFAQARKAYLLMGCEPEREAWDSAQAMDALEQAGFVLSLSSFRTPEMERYASVVLPVGSYAESFGTLVNLEGRWQSSGGVINPVGESRPAWKVLRVLGNLLELEGFEQMDAEAVLADAHAAIGEVVTDMRVSGGVKLNKPAVSKGLWRLGEVPLYAADALVRRAEPLQRTLDGVARLRISAADAGRLGVEDDSRVEVRQNGRSCVLTAAVDDGLPEGSVVVPAGTAETAALGPRHGSIELSKV from the coding sequence ATGAGCGACGATACCGTCAAGTTCGAAATCAACGGCCAGACCGTCGAAGGCCGCAAGGGACAGATGCTGATTGAAGTGGCGGACGAATATGGCCATCGTATTCCCCGCTTCTGCTATCACCGCAAGCTGTCCGTGGCGGCCAACTGCCGTATGTGCCTGGTCGAGGTGGAGAAGGCGCCCAAGCCGCTGCCGGCCTGTGCCACACCAGTCGGCGACGGCATGAAGGTCTTTACCCAGTCTCCCAAGGCCCTGTCGGCACAGAAGAACACCATGGAGTTCCTGCTCATCAATCACCCCCTGGATTGCCCCATCTGCGATCAGGGCGGTGAGTGTGAACTGCAGGATCTTGCCCTGGGCTTCGGTCGTGGCATTTCCCGCTACACGGAAAGCAAGCGGGTGGTGTCGGATCCGGAACTGGGGCCACTCATCTCCACGGACATGACCCGTTGCATCCACTGCACCCGCTGTGTGCGCTTCACCGAGGAAGTGGCCGGCTTCAAGGAGCTGGGTGCCACTGGCCGTGGCGAGCACATGCGCATTGGCACCTATATTCAGCGCACCGTGGATCATGAACTGTCCGGCAACGTGATTGACCTCTGCCCGGTGGGTGCCCTGAACAACAAGCCCTTCCGCTTCCGGGGCCGTTCCTGGGAGATGACCCAGCATGCCACGGTGACCCCGCATGATCCGGTGGGCACCAACATTTATGCCCATACCCTGCGTGGTGATTTCCTGCGCGCCGTGCCGCGGGAGAATGAAGGGATCAACGAAACCTGGATTGCGGATCGCGACCGGTTCAGTTGTGAGGGGATTTACAGCGACGAGCGCTTGCGTCAGCCGCTGCTGCGCCGAGACGGCGAGCTGCAGCCGGTGAGCTGGGAAGAGGCCCTGGAAGCCGCCGCCACCGGACTGCGTGATGCCGTTCAGCAGCATGGTGGTGAACAGCTCGGTGCCCTGGCATCGCCCACCGCCAGCCTGGAAGAACTGTACCTGTTCCAGTCCCTGGTGCGTGGCCTCGGTTCGGCCAACCTGGATCACCGACTCGGGCAGGCGGATTTCCGTTCCGACGCCATCGAACCGGCCTTCCCCGGTCTGGGCATGAAGCTTAGTGAAGTGGAAGACCTGGATGCGGCCCTGGTGGTGGGTTCGAACACCCGCAAGGAAGCCCCCATGCTGGCGCATCGTCTGCGCAAGGCCGCGCTCAAGGGCGCCGAGGTTGGTTTCGTTAACCCGGCCGACTACGAATTCCTGTTCCGGCAACATGCCACTTTGGTGCGGCACGGTGCCGAACTGGTCAGTGGGCTGGCCGAGGTGGCCGTGGCGCTGGCATCGGAATCCGGAAAATCTCTGCCGGCCAGCGTGAAGGCGCTTGTGGACGGTGTCGAGGCCGGCGATGAGGCGCGCAAGCTTGCCGCCGCCCTGAACAGGGGCGGGCGCAGTCTGGTGCTGCTTGGCCCGCTGGCGCGCAGTCATGAGCATTGGTCGGAACTGCTGGCCCTGGGCGATGCCATCGCCGAGCTGTCTGGTGCGGTTCTGGGGTACCTGGCTGAAGGCGGCAACGTCGCCGGTGCCTGCCTCGCCGGTGTCCTGCCTCATCGCGGCCCGGGTGCCGCTGAACGGGAAGTGGGCCTGAACGCACGGGAAATGTTCGCCCAGGCGCGCAAGGCCTACCTGCTTATGGGCTGCGAGCCGGAGCGCGAAGCCTGGGATTCCGCCCAGGCCATGGATGCCCTGGAACAGGCCGGTTTCGTGCTCTCGCTGAGCAGTTTCCGCACGCCGGAGATGGAGCGCTACGCCAGTGTCGTACTGCCGGTTGGCAGCTATGCTGAGAGTTTTGGCACCCTGGTGAATCTGGAAGGGCGCTGGCAGAGCAGTGGCGGCGTGATTAACCCGGTGGGTGAGTCCCGTCCGGCCTGGAAGGTGCTCCGCGTGCTGGGCAACCTCCTGGAACTTGAAGGCTTCGAACAGATGGACGCCGAGGCCGTATTGGCCGATGCCCATGCTGCCATCGGTGAAGTGGTGACGGACATGCGAGTGTCCGGTGGCGTCAAGCTGAACAAGCCGGCTGTCAGCAAGGGCCTCTGGCGCCTGGGTGAAGTACCCTTGTATGCCGCAGATGCGCTGGTGCGCCGTGCCGAACCGCTTCAGCGAACCCTGGACGGTGTGGCGCGGCTGCGAATCAGTGCCGCAGACGCCGGGCGCCTGGGCGTGGAAGACGACAGCCGGGTGGAAGTACGCCAGAACGGTCGCAGCTGCGTCCTGACCGCCGCCGTGGATGACGGTCTTCCCGAGGGCAGTGTGGTTGTTCCAGCCGGTACGGCGGAAACGGCCGCCCTGGGGCCGCGTCATGGCAGCATCGAGTTGAGCAAGGTCTGA
- the nuoI gene encoding NADH-quinone oxidoreductase subunit NuoI, which yields MKVISSYVKSLFLWELLLGLKLTLKHFFLPKSTIRYPEEKTPKSPRYRGMHALRRYPSGEERCIACKLCEAVCPALAITIDSEQREDGTRRTTRYDIDMFKCIYCGFCEEACPVDAIVETSFTEYHFEERGQQIMTKDKLLAVGDKLESQIAADRAIESRYR from the coding sequence ATGAAAGTAATCAGCAGCTACGTTAAAAGTCTTTTTCTGTGGGAACTGCTCCTGGGCCTCAAGCTGACCCTGAAGCATTTCTTTCTTCCGAAGAGCACGATTCGCTACCCGGAGGAAAAGACGCCCAAGTCGCCTCGCTATCGTGGCATGCATGCCCTGCGCCGCTACCCCAGTGGGGAGGAGCGTTGCATCGCCTGCAAATTGTGCGAGGCCGTCTGTCCGGCGCTGGCCATCACCATTGACTCGGAACAACGCGAGGACGGCACCCGCCGTACCACGCGCTATGACATCGACATGTTCAAATGCATCTATTGCGGCTTTTGCGAGGAAGCCTGCCCGGTAGATGCCATTGTCGAAACCAGCTTCACCGAATATCACTTCGAGGAGCGCGGCCAACAGATCATGACCAAGGACAAGCTCCTGGCCGTGGGGGACAAGCTTGAGTCGCAGATTGCCGCTGATCGGGCAATCGAAAGTCGATATCGCTGA
- a CDS encoding NADH-quinone oxidoreductase subunit D, which yields MPEIQSYTMNFGPQHPAAHGVLRLILEMEGEVIRRVDPHIGLLHRATEKLAENKPYNHSIGYMDRLDYVSMMCNEHAYVMAIEKLMGIEPPIRAQYIRTLYDELTRIANHLLWIGAHGLDIGAMTVFLYAFREREDIMDMYEAVSGARMHATYYRPGGVYRDLPDSMPRYDYSKWRSKKEVNRLNEAREGSLLDFIEDFVDRFPGCVDQYETLLTDNRIWKQRTVGIAEVSPERALQLGFSGPMLRGSGIEWDLRRKQPYEVYDRLDFDIPVGTNGDCYDRYLVRIEEMRQSARIAKQCIKWLRENPGPVMVDDAKVAPPKRADMKDSMEALIHHFKLFTEGYVLPEGEAYAAIEQPKGEFGIYLISDGANKPYRVKIRASGFAHLAAMDEMCRGHMLADLVAVIGTQDIVFGEIDR from the coding sequence ATGCCTGAGATTCAGAGCTATACAATGAACTTCGGGCCGCAGCATCCGGCGGCCCACGGCGTGCTCCGTCTCATCCTGGAGATGGAAGGCGAGGTTATTCGTCGGGTGGATCCGCATATCGGTCTGCTTCACCGCGCCACGGAAAAGCTTGCGGAGAATAAGCCTTATAACCACAGCATCGGCTACATGGATCGTCTCGACTATGTGTCCATGATGTGTAATGAGCATGCCTATGTGATGGCCATTGAAAAGCTCATGGGCATTGAGCCGCCGATTCGGGCTCAGTACATTCGTACGCTTTATGATGAGCTGACCCGCATTGCCAACCACCTGTTGTGGATTGGCGCCCACGGCCTGGATATCGGCGCCATGACGGTCTTCCTCTATGCCTTCCGTGAACGTGAAGACATCATGGATATGTACGAGGCAGTGTCCGGTGCGCGCATGCATGCAACCTATTACCGTCCCGGTGGTGTTTATCGGGATCTGCCCGACAGCATGCCCCGCTATGATTACTCCAAATGGCGCAGCAAGAAGGAAGTGAATCGTCTTAATGAGGCCCGTGAAGGCTCGCTTCTGGACTTCATTGAAGACTTCGTCGACCGTTTCCCGGGTTGTGTCGATCAGTATGAGACGCTGCTGACCGACAACCGCATCTGGAAACAGCGTACGGTGGGGATAGCGGAAGTTTCCCCCGAGCGCGCCCTGCAACTGGGCTTCAGCGGCCCCATGCTTCGGGGTTCCGGTATCGAGTGGGATCTTCGTCGCAAACAGCCCTACGAAGTCTATGACCGCCTGGATTTCGATATTCCGGTGGGCACTAATGGTGATTGCTACGATCGCTATCTGGTCCGTATCGAAGAGATGCGCCAGTCCGCTCGCATTGCCAAGCAATGCATCAAGTGGCTTCGTGAGAACCCGGGGCCGGTGATGGTGGATGATGCCAAGGTGGCTCCACCGAAGCGTGCCGACATGAAGGACAGCATGGAAGCACTCATTCATCACTTCAAGCTGTTCACGGAAGGGTATGTGCTGCCCGAGGGCGAGGCCTATGCCGCTATCGAGCAGCCCAAGGGCGAGTTTGGCATTTATCTCATTTCCGATGGGGCCAACAAGCCTTACCGCGTGAAGATTCGTGCATCCGGTTTCGCCCATCTGGCAGCAATGGATGAAATGTGCCGTGGTCATATGCTGGCGGATCTGGTGGCAGTGATTGGTACACAGGACATCGTGTTCGGGGAGATTGACCGGTGA
- the nuoF gene encoding NADH-quinone oxidoreductase subunit NuoF — protein sequence MSDHEICYRTLAHDNPHTLETYLKVGGYEAWKKILKEKIPPEQVIEEVKASGLRGRGGAGFPTGLKWSFMPRDFKGQKYVVCNSDESEPGTCKDRDILRYNPHAVIEGMAIGGYAMGATVGYNYIRGEFEHEPYQRFVEALKAAYEAGFLGKNILGSGVDFDLYDHLGAGAYICGEETALLDSLEGRKGMPRFKPPFPAQSGLYGQPTTVNNTESFAQVPCIIRNGADWFQKFGTEKSGGKKLFSVSGHVNNPGNFEVDMGTPFAELLEMAGGVRDGRKLKAVIPGGSSVPVVRGEDMMKVNMDYESVQSVGSMLGSGAVIVMDDTTCMVRALECISRFYFAESCGQCTPCREGTGWLNRVLRRMLAGQGRSSDIELLKSAADGIMGHTICALGDAAAMPVKSFLERFPEEFEYLIKNGKTMVGPGRPALPEKGPHNAGFAA from the coding sequence ATGTCGGATCATGAGATCTGCTACAGAACACTGGCCCATGACAACCCCCATACCCTTGAGACCTATCTCAAGGTGGGTGGTTATGAAGCCTGGAAAAAGATCCTCAAGGAGAAGATCCCGCCCGAGCAGGTGATCGAAGAGGTCAAGGCTTCCGGCCTGCGTGGCCGTGGTGGTGCCGGCTTCCCCACGGGGCTCAAGTGGAGCTTCATGCCGAGAGATTTCAAGGGCCAGAAATACGTGGTCTGCAACTCGGATGAGAGTGAGCCGGGCACCTGCAAGGATCGTGACATCCTGCGATATAACCCCCATGCCGTGATTGAAGGCATGGCCATTGGCGGCTACGCCATGGGTGCCACCGTGGGTTATAACTACATCCGAGGCGAGTTCGAGCACGAACCCTATCAGCGTTTCGTTGAGGCGCTGAAGGCGGCCTATGAGGCCGGTTTCCTTGGCAAGAACATCCTTGGCTCTGGTGTGGATTTTGATCTCTATGATCATCTGGGTGCCGGCGCCTATATCTGCGGTGAGGAAACAGCACTGCTGGATTCCCTGGAAGGCCGCAAGGGCATGCCGCGCTTCAAGCCGCCGTTTCCGGCGCAGAGTGGTCTCTACGGCCAGCCCACGACGGTCAACAACACCGAGTCCTTCGCCCAGGTTCCCTGCATCATTCGTAACGGGGCCGACTGGTTCCAGAAGTTCGGTACGGAGAAGAGCGGTGGCAAGAAGCTCTTCTCCGTCTCCGGCCATGTGAACAACCCGGGCAACTTCGAAGTGGACATGGGCACTCCCTTTGCCGAGCTTCTCGAGATGGCGGGTGGTGTTCGTGACGGCCGCAAGCTGAAAGCCGTCATTCCGGGTGGTTCCTCGGTGCCGGTGGTCCGCGGCGAAGATATGATGAAGGTCAACATGGACTACGAGTCCGTGCAGTCCGTGGGTTCCATGCTGGGCTCCGGTGCCGTCATCGTGATGGATGACACCACCTGCATGGTGCGCGCCCTGGAGTGCATCTCCCGTTTCTATTTCGCCGAGTCCTGCGGTCAGTGTACGCCCTGCCGTGAAGGAACCGGCTGGCTGAATCGGGTGCTGCGCCGCATGCTGGCCGGGCAGGGCAGGTCATCGGATATCGAACTTCTCAAGAGCGCGGCTGACGGCATCATGGGGCATACCATCTGTGCCCTCGGTGACGCCGCGGCCATGCCTGTGAAGAGTTTCCTGGAACGCTTCCCGGAAGAATTCGAGTACCTGATCAAGAACGGCAAGACCATGGTTGGGCCGGGTCGGCCCGCCTTGCCGGAGAAAGGTCCCCATAACGCCGGTTTTGCCGCCTGA
- a CDS encoding NADH-quinone oxidoreductase subunit NuoE family protein, translating to MRAYIDRCVAKYPEGRQRSAVLDALREAQHHNGGYLTDEWMDAVAHYLELPPIDVYEVATFYSMFETKPVGRNKISICTNISCMLNGSDEIVEHVEKKLGIKVGQTTEDDRIFLKCEEECLAACKGAPMMMVNHEYHENLTIEKVDQIIDGLE from the coding sequence ATGCGCGCCTACATTGATCGCTGTGTGGCCAAGTACCCGGAAGGTCGGCAGCGTTCGGCGGTGCTGGATGCCCTGCGGGAGGCCCAGCATCATAATGGCGGTTATCTGACCGATGAATGGATGGACGCAGTCGCCCATTATCTGGAGCTGCCCCCTATCGACGTTTACGAGGTCGCGACCTTCTATTCCATGTTCGAGACCAAGCCGGTGGGGCGGAACAAGATCTCCATCTGCACCAACATCAGCTGCATGCTGAACGGCTCAGACGAAATCGTCGAGCATGTGGAGAAGAAGCTGGGCATCAAGGTGGGTCAGACCACCGAAGACGACCGCATCTTTCTCAAGTGCGAGGAAGAGTGTCTGGCAGCCTGCAAGGGCGCGCCCATGATGATGGTGAACCACGAGTACCATGAGAATCTGACCATCGAAAAGGTGGATCAGATCATTGACGGCCTGGAGTGA
- the nuoK gene encoding NADH-quinone oxidoreductase subunit NuoK: protein MITLYHYLILSGVLFSISVAGIFINRKNVLLLLMCIELMLLAVNTNFIAFSYFLQDLAGQIFVFFILTVAAAEAAIGLAILVVLFRNKNSINVEDLDTMRG, encoded by the coding sequence ATGATTACGCTCTACCACTATCTGATTCTGAGCGGTGTGCTTTTCAGCATCAGCGTCGCGGGGATCTTTATCAACCGCAAGAACGTGCTGTTGCTGCTCATGTGCATCGAGCTGATGTTGCTGGCAGTCAATACCAACTTCATCGCCTTTTCCTATTTTCTCCAGGATCTGGCGGGCCAGATTTTCGTTTTCTTCATTCTAACGGTGGCGGCGGCGGAGGCTGCCATCGGTCTGGCCATTCTGGTGGTCCTGTTCAGAAACAAGAACAGCATCAATGTGGAAGACCTGGATACCATGCGGGGCTGA
- a CDS encoding NADH-quinone oxidoreductase subunit J: MELVIFYAFAALVVGAALGVITARNPVHSVLFLIMSFVFSAGLWILLEAEFLGIALILVYVGAVMVLFLFVVMMLDINVSTLRSGFARNAPLGVAVAAALIAMLAYVIWVRDLGIEMMARPERAPADYDNTGALGQLMYTEYVYPFEIAGIILLVGIVAAISLTMRRREGTKHQDPAKQVRVRREDRVRLVNMRSEKKD; this comes from the coding sequence ATGGAACTGGTTATCTTTTACGCATTTGCCGCCCTGGTCGTGGGTGCCGCCCTTGGGGTGATCACTGCCCGCAACCCGGTGCATTCGGTGCTGTTTCTGATCATGTCCTTCGTGTTCAGCGCGGGCCTGTGGATCCTTCTGGAAGCGGAGTTCCTGGGGATTGCCCTCATTCTCGTGTATGTGGGGGCGGTGATGGTGTTGTTCCTCTTCGTGGTGATGATGCTGGACATCAACGTCAGTACCCTGCGTAGCGGGTTTGCCCGTAATGCGCCCCTTGGTGTGGCGGTGGCGGCGGCACTGATTGCCATGCTGGCCTACGTCATCTGGGTGCGGGACCTGGGTATCGAGATGATGGCGCGGCCTGAGCGCGCACCGGCGGATTACGACAATACCGGTGCCCTGGGTCAGCTGATGTACACCGAATACGTCTATCCCTTCGAGATTGCCGGCATCATTCTGCTGGTGGGCATCGTGGCGGCCATTTCACTGACCATGCGCCGTCGGGAAGGCACCAAGCACCAGGATCCTGCAAAACAGGTTCGAGTACGCCGGGAGGACCGGGTGCGTCTGGTCAATATGCGCAGTGAGAAGAAGGACTGA